The proteins below are encoded in one region of Alphaproteobacteria bacterium:
- a CDS encoding patatin-like phospholipase family protein: protein MNTKTADASDFAQGNMSPNLQITQSLRRGIVPEFSSGVITSPRDAVTPLRGARSSSLNYGASSVRQIQFPAVSQSHPVSFPSQYRQRATIDGSLFSSMVHACDHTIPIPHHSFQQANEINAPPVENPDILPVIVSPPSLAVDVTDVTLSAAEILQGLGDGTLTLFASEDNISPSKTPQAISIQSTPQNAHNATPRLVEEKIAESGGSQNPPSNLRILSIDGGGVSGIMPTTFLAVLEEKLGGPLSDYFDLIIGKSASAIAVASAAIGHNHSQASNSNRNPQNHSSMADLSRILLAHQDAAVDSACFSFCGLGTSRNPAESYEAMLLKLYGDTTLLADPHTNVALVAYDDNRNKATTFNTFDRSKNFYMRDVVRAASAAPSRFPSAVIYSIPDANSNSGYFESLKKKKEDEYTFLDGGIVGINPSLDALILVREHYDPVDRYIFVSLGSGEKFSLFDGDMAVTHKGGDLSRCDVISDGQSQTIEKYIKADLHNIDLPGGKIFQQYYRFHLKADAAKGEAGGDRAGLLVHEYCEESIIADQMDQLVRQLKEQRTEPTLRDRSGTLVNGMRSI, encoded by the coding sequence ATGAACACAAAGACTGCAGATGCCTCTGATTTCGCCCAGGGGAACATGTCCCCAAATCTTCAAATTACGCAGTCTCTTAGGCGCGGAATAGTTCCTGAATTTTCGTCGGGCGTGATAACCTCCCCGAGGGATGCTGTAACCCCCCTGAGGGGTGCTCGAAGTTCTTCTTTGAACTATGGGGCTAGCTCTGTTAGACAAATTCAATTTCCTGCGGTTTCTCAGTCCCATCCTGTTTCTTTTCCTTCTCAATACCGCCAAAGAGCAACGATTGATGGATCGTTATTTTCATCTATGGTTCACGCTTGCGATCATACGATTCCAATCCCCCATCATTCGTTTCAGCAGGCCAATGAAATAAACGCCCCTCCTGTGGAAAATCCTGACATTTTGCCGGTTATCGTATCACCGCCTTCGCTTGCTGTGGATGTAACGGATGTTACCCTGTCCGCTGCTGAGATCTTGCAAGGATTAGGGGATGGAACGCTCACTTTGTTTGCGAGTGAGGATAATATCTCCCCATCAAAGACACCTCAGGCGATATCCATTCAGTCAACTCCACAGAATGCGCATAATGCGACCCCTCGTTTAGTTGAAGAAAAAATTGCAGAATCTGGTGGCTCGCAAAATCCGCCATCAAATTTGCGCATCCTGAGCATTGACGGTGGTGGTGTCAGTGGTATTATGCCAACGACATTCCTTGCCGTATTAGAGGAGAAATTAGGGGGGCCGCTGTCCGATTATTTTGATCTTATTATCGGAAAATCAGCCTCGGCAATTGCTGTAGCAAGCGCCGCCATCGGACACAATCATTCGCAAGCCAGTAATTCCAACAGGAATCCTCAGAATCATTCGTCTATGGCTGATTTATCAAGGATTCTTTTGGCCCATCAGGATGCTGCAGTTGATTCCGCGTGTTTTAGTTTCTGCGGCCTTGGAACATCAAGAAATCCTGCGGAATCATATGAGGCTATGCTGCTCAAGCTCTATGGTGATACGACGTTATTGGCGGATCCCCACACGAACGTTGCGCTTGTTGCGTATGATGACAATCGCAATAAAGCAACTACATTCAATACGTTTGATCGGTCAAAAAATTTTTATATGCGCGATGTGGTCAGGGCCGCATCTGCAGCCCCAAGCCGTTTTCCGTCAGCAGTAATTTATAGTATTCCGGATGCCAATAGCAATTCGGGATATTTTGAGTCGTTAAAAAAGAAAAAGGAGGATGAGTATACATTTTTGGATGGAGGGATTGTTGGTATCAATCCCTCTCTTGACGCTTTAATACTTGTGCGTGAACATTATGACCCGGTAGATCGATACATTTTTGTTTCCCTGGGGAGCGGCGAAAAATTTTCGCTTTTTGATGGGGATATGGCAGTCACCCATAAAGGGGGAGATCTTTCCCGTTGTGACGTGATTTCTGATGGACAGAGTCAAACGATAGAAAAATATATTAAAGCCGATCTCCACAATATAGATCTTCCCGGTGGTAAAATTTTTCAACAATACTATCGATTCCATCTAAAGGCGGATGCGGCTAAAGGCGAAGCGGGTGGCGATCGTGCAGGATTGCTTGTCCACGAGTATTGCGAAGAAAGCATAATTGCCGATCAAATGGATCAGCTGGTTCGGCAGCTCAAGGAACAAAGGACTGAGCCGACTCTTCGGGATCGGAGCGGGACCCTGGTTAATGGCATGCGGTCAATATAA
- a CDS encoding patatin-like phospholipase family protein has product MHNKIGLLNIACLVYGLTISTTAVAAGSHQGSSPPEINILQSPRQEVTFRVVSDANSPRRLILSPTLSGGTRSIKPMDANILDRGVASAKNIAQSATAFNLAYNLGTADSSYRRTLPTILPYQKSPHFDRESNPPPVEQFSLSADDNTPPSDLNAIRINLSEADAKNVSGGNLTVKFSDDVILQQSAPPSSKHSRQSSNVPTPLSVSGSERNTAFTDLQHAPPTILRILSIDGGGIKGIIPATLLEHLEKKLGGPISNYFDIIAGTSIGGIFALAAATPKRISRAASPTAQNNNLFNMGDLSHICSNYGSVVFDPACSCFGLCKPQYNTDKYEDFLKELFGDRTLRSGLLSDVVVVAYDTKHARPVLFNTFDIPEDFYLRDIARATSAAPTYFPPATVRGVPRQSDGSMRSSDSESPNRANQYTFVDGGLIANNPMLDVIALAQKYYGAVDRYTVVSLGTGERFDPIPDADIMNAGTVGMVRHIINLSINGRTELTHEGVKALLPEIPLPTGQTFRQYYRFQPRLDTSRDTMDNTDSTHVDYLESIARDFYSERESQFDQLVSELRLPRTKPVRL; this is encoded by the coding sequence ATGCACAATAAGATCGGTTTATTAAACATTGCTTGCTTGGTTTATGGCCTAACGATTTCAACAACCGCAGTCGCAGCTGGCTCGCATCAGGGAAGCAGTCCCCCTGAAATCAACATTCTGCAGTCCCCTAGGCAGGAGGTGACCTTCCGTGTTGTGTCGGATGCTAATTCCCCTCGGCGACTTATTTTGTCTCCGACACTATCCGGCGGAACTCGTTCCATTAAGCCAATGGACGCAAACATCCTGGATAGGGGTGTTGCTTCTGCTAAAAATATAGCTCAATCCGCGACCGCCTTTAATTTAGCTTATAACCTTGGAACTGCCGATAGTTCCTATCGTCGCACTTTGCCCACTATCCTTCCATATCAAAAAAGCCCGCACTTTGACAGAGAGAGCAATCCGCCCCCTGTGGAGCAATTTTCTTTGTCAGCGGACGATAATACGCCTCCGTCTGATCTGAATGCCATAAGGATTAATCTGTCTGAGGCTGATGCGAAAAATGTGTCTGGCGGCAACCTAACCGTGAAATTTTCTGATGATGTTATACTTCAGCAGTCTGCTCCACCTTCATCCAAGCACTCTCGTCAATCCTCGAACGTGCCAACCCCATTGTCTGTCTCGGGTAGCGAAAGAAATACAGCCTTTACCGATCTACAGCATGCCCCACCAACAATCTTAAGGATTCTCAGTATTGATGGAGGGGGAATCAAAGGGATTATCCCTGCGACACTTCTTGAGCACTTAGAGAAAAAATTGGGGGGGCCGATTTCCAATTATTTTGATATTATTGCTGGAACATCGATTGGGGGGATTTTTGCATTGGCAGCAGCCACACCAAAGCGGATTTCTAGGGCCGCCTCTCCAACTGCACAAAATAATAATCTTTTTAACATGGGGGATTTGTCTCATATTTGTTCCAATTATGGATCTGTCGTGTTTGATCCTGCATGCAGCTGTTTTGGGTTATGCAAACCACAGTACAATACCGATAAGTACGAGGATTTCTTGAAAGAATTGTTTGGGGACCGAACATTACGATCGGGGCTTTTGTCGGATGTCGTGGTGGTGGCTTATGATACAAAACATGCAAGGCCCGTGCTATTTAATACGTTTGACATACCGGAAGATTTTTATTTGCGTGATATAGCCAGGGCCACATCGGCAGCCCCAACCTATTTTCCACCAGCAACAGTCCGGGGTGTGCCACGGCAATCCGATGGAAGTATGAGATCATCCGATTCTGAATCACCAAACAGAGCGAATCAATATACGTTTGTTGATGGTGGGCTTATTGCCAATAATCCAATGCTTGATGTTATAGCGCTTGCTCAAAAATATTATGGCGCTGTGGATCGATATACGGTTGTTTCATTGGGGACCGGCGAAAGATTTGATCCAATTCCTGATGCTGATATTATGAATGCTGGTACGGTTGGCATGGTGCGACATATCATAAATCTCTCCATAAATGGACGCACCGAATTAACGCACGAGGGTGTAAAGGCCCTGCTTCCTGAGATTCCGCTTCCTACTGGCCAAACGTTTCGTCAATACTATCGATTCCAACCAAGGCTGGATACATCCAGAGACACCATGGATAATACGGACAGTACGCATGTTGATTATCTTGAATCAATTGCTCGAGATTTTTATAGTGAGAGGGAGAGTCAATTCGATCAACTTGTCAGCGAGCTTCGCTTACCCAGGACTAAGCCAGTCAGACTTTGA
- a CDS encoding response regulator codes for MENLGALKEIDIFVGKRLREKRQKLALTLAQVGEKLGVSHQQIQKYEQAQSRISASILFQIGQFYGVSSHYFFDGFQHQGKKSDSLNLGTISQDAVTVLNILLVEDDPADELLARRALESANIKINIFCVHDGVQALDFLRHGSVSIDFPRPDLVLLDLNIPKRDGHTVLKEIKRDREIQEIPVIILTNSISIQAMVNAYKNSASGFICKSFDYDHFEQSIAGLVNYWGSVVVLPSSAYSNMSSAF; via the coding sequence ATGGAAAATTTAGGCGCGTTAAAAGAAATTGACATCTTTGTCGGAAAACGCTTACGAGAAAAACGCCAAAAGCTTGCCCTAACCCTGGCGCAAGTGGGGGAGAAATTGGGCGTGTCGCACCAGCAAATTCAAAAATATGAACAAGCGCAAAGCCGAATTTCCGCAAGCATCCTTTTTCAAATAGGCCAATTTTACGGGGTTAGCTCTCATTACTTTTTTGATGGATTCCAACATCAGGGGAAAAAATCTGATTCCCTTAACCTTGGGACTATCAGCCAGGATGCGGTTACGGTGCTCAATATTTTATTGGTTGAGGATGACCCGGCTGACGAACTTCTTGCCCGAAGAGCGCTTGAAAGCGCCAACATAAAAATCAACATTTTTTGCGTCCATGATGGTGTCCAAGCCCTAGATTTTTTACGTCATGGATCAGTCAGCATTGATTTTCCGCGACCCGATCTTGTTCTGCTGGATCTCAATATTCCAAAACGCGACGGCCATACCGTTTTAAAAGAAATAAAACGGGATCGCGAAATCCAAGAAATACCCGTCATTATATTGACAAACAGCATCAGCATACAGGCAATGGTTAACGCCTATAAAAATAGTGCATCGGGTTTTATTTGCAAATCCTTTGACTATGACCATTTTGAACAATCTATTGCTGGTCTTGTCAATTATTGGGGATCGGTCGTCGTTTTGCCAAGCAGCGCCTATTCGAATATGTCATCGGCATTTTAG
- a CDS encoding ATP-binding protein, with protein MKNAELTTELLAIIVKHIPSAVAVLNQDMHRLYANERWSQLHDLSEISPTEDFFSKLPPALKADCERCLDHRTIVCGMEKDGKKAYCLTWEIIPWNTSSDEIGGLVIFIDDRTDRKRSDEKIYEMVNKLSQSNQALEEFAFVCSHELREPLRTIANFFHLIEKHNANTMDATTQEYLGFIKKSIHHMETLINDLIEHSIINSNKNNFTSKVVCINDIIDNVRDILSAKIIETGATLEYGKLPCIYGERAQLVQLFQNLIGNSLKFRSTHPPRIKITAEQKGDFWQFALADNGIGIEKLYHKKIFLMFERLHSKEKYEGSGIGLALCEKIVKNHGGEIYIQSNTENGCTVYFTLPSTSPNKTSQKQE; from the coding sequence ATGAAAAACGCGGAATTAACAACAGAACTGTTGGCTATAATCGTCAAACATATTCCGTCTGCAGTGGCCGTATTGAATCAAGATATGCATCGTCTTTATGCCAACGAACGATGGTCCCAGCTTCATGATTTATCAGAAATTTCCCCGACAGAAGATTTTTTTTCAAAATTACCCCCCGCACTAAAAGCGGATTGCGAGCGCTGCCTTGATCATCGAACAATTGTCTGTGGCATGGAAAAAGATGGGAAAAAAGCATACTGCCTTACCTGGGAAATAATCCCCTGGAACACATCCAGCGATGAAATCGGCGGACTTGTCATTTTCATTGATGACAGAACAGACAGAAAACGATCGGATGAAAAAATATACGAAATGGTCAATAAATTATCGCAATCCAACCAAGCCTTAGAAGAATTTGCCTTTGTTTGTTCACACGAACTACGCGAGCCATTGCGAACCATTGCCAATTTTTTTCACCTGATCGAAAAACACAACGCAAACACTATGGATGCAACAACCCAGGAATACCTGGGTTTTATCAAGAAAAGTATCCATCATATGGAAACGCTCATCAATGACCTGATCGAACATTCGATTATCAATTCAAACAAAAATAATTTTACCAGCAAAGTCGTTTGCATTAATGATATTATTGACAATGTTAGGGATATTCTTTCGGCCAAAATCATAGAAACTGGCGCCACTCTAGAATATGGAAAACTTCCATGTATCTATGGAGAGAGAGCCCAGCTGGTTCAGCTTTTTCAAAATTTGATTGGTAATTCTTTAAAATTCAGATCCACGCACCCACCCAGGATCAAAATTACCGCAGAACAAAAAGGGGATTTTTGGCAATTTGCCCTGGCAGATAATGGGATTGGCATAGAAAAACTTTATCATAAAAAAATATTCTTAATGTTTGAACGTCTTCATAGCAAAGAAAAATACGAAGGGTCTGGGATTGGACTGGCTTTGTGTGAAAAAATAGTGAAAAATCATGGGGGAGAAATATACATTCAATCCAACACAGAGAATGGCTGCACTGTTTATTTTACATTACCGTCTACCTCGCCAAACAAAACCTCACAGAAACAGGAATAG
- the pgsA gene encoding CDP-diacylglycerol--glycerol-3-phosphate 3-phosphatidyltransferase, with product MLNTLPNILTAFRIGLIPVMVFAFYTNSTWGKWASLFIFIFASITDFLDGYLARAWSQTSKLGEFLDPVADKLLVASTLFLLAGFDQISHFALMPAIVILCREILVSGLREFLGEMNVHTPVSKFAKWKTAVQMISISLLLLGSVPDIGKFVLNTGEALLWIAAVMTLVTGYDYIKASSRYL from the coding sequence ATGCTAAATACACTCCCCAACATATTGACGGCTTTTCGCATTGGATTAATTCCTGTCATGGTTTTTGCATTCTATACCAACAGCACCTGGGGCAAATGGGCATCTTTGTTCATCTTTATTTTTGCCAGCATAACAGATTTTCTGGACGGTTATTTGGCGCGAGCATGGTCGCAAACCTCCAAGCTAGGGGAATTTTTGGATCCCGTTGCCGATAAATTACTTGTGGCATCAACATTATTTCTGTTGGCGGGATTCGATCAAATTAGCCATTTTGCCTTAATGCCCGCTATTGTGATTTTATGTCGCGAGATTCTGGTCTCGGGCTTACGTGAATTCCTGGGCGAGATGAACGTCCATACGCCGGTATCTAAATTTGCCAAATGGAAAACAGCCGTTCAAATGATTTCCATTTCACTTTTGTTGTTGGGCAGCGTCCCCGACATCGGCAAATTCGTATTGAACACAGGTGAAGCCCTGTTGTGGATAGCCGCAGTCATGACGCTTGTCACAGGGTATGATTATATAAAGGCGAGCTCTCGGTATCTATAG
- the uvrC gene encoding excinuclease ABC subunit UvrC, which translates to MNLLPPSLSLGVKRIKETVRTLPALPGVYRMINAGGKILYIGKAKNLKRRVLSYALANKLTNRLQRMVSEIHRIEVLVTHTETEALLLECNLIKKHQPPFNILLKDDKSFPYILITKDHPFPRITKHRGPQDIKGDYFGPFANIAAVDETILTLQRLFQIRNCQDSYFAQRHRPCLQYHIKRCTAPCVQKISVETYQESITHAKDFLLGKADLVQRQLADRMNQASEALQFEQAALYRDKIKLLTLIQSHQRINVSDIKDADIVAIVQIGGLTCAQIFFFRNGCNFGTESFFLTNGGGESVEQSLAAFLGQFYQNRPPAPVVLLSAEPTELDLIKDALRERHTQSTHWEIPKQGIKKQLVDHASSNAQGTIERKQAESLSFKRLFHQLSTIFDLPKIPERIEVYDNSHLQGKNAYGVMIVANQQGFDKKSYRKFAIKGECGEKGDDYGMMREVLGRRLRAIDDSQRPDLLLIDGGQGQLTAVLDVMVDLGIDVPVVAIAKGPDRNAGKERFFMRGRDPFSLEENSHVLYFLQRLRDESHRFAIGTHRQKREKNLSKSTLDDIPGIGKTRKKKLLHHFGSAQGVSKAGLKDLQLVEGIHEQIALKIYNFFHAQ; encoded by the coding sequence ATGAATCTATTACCACCGTCTCTATCTTTAGGTGTTAAACGCATCAAAGAAACCGTTAGAACACTGCCAGCCCTTCCCGGCGTGTATCGAATGATCAATGCGGGTGGAAAGATCCTTTATATAGGAAAAGCAAAAAACTTAAAAAGACGCGTTCTGTCCTATGCGTTGGCCAATAAATTAACGAATCGCCTACAGCGGATGGTTTCGGAAATCCACAGGATCGAGGTTTTGGTTACACACACAGAAACCGAAGCCTTGCTTTTGGAATGCAACCTGATCAAAAAACATCAACCGCCCTTTAATATTTTATTAAAAGACGATAAATCGTTTCCCTATATTTTAATCACAAAAGACCACCCCTTTCCGCGCATTACAAAACATCGGGGACCACAAGATATAAAAGGGGATTATTTCGGACCGTTTGCGAATATTGCTGCCGTGGACGAAACCATTTTGACACTGCAAAGGTTATTTCAAATTCGCAATTGCCAGGATAGTTATTTCGCGCAGCGCCACCGACCGTGTTTGCAATACCACATAAAACGCTGCACAGCGCCCTGTGTTCAGAAAATTTCGGTCGAAACGTATCAAGAATCGATCACCCATGCCAAAGATTTTTTGTTGGGCAAGGCAGATCTTGTCCAACGGCAATTGGCGGACCGCATGAACCAAGCAAGCGAAGCTTTGCAGTTTGAACAGGCTGCACTTTATCGCGACAAAATAAAACTGCTAACATTGATTCAATCACACCAACGCATTAACGTCAGCGATATAAAAGATGCTGACATTGTGGCCATCGTCCAGATAGGCGGCCTGACATGCGCCCAGATTTTCTTTTTCCGGAATGGATGCAATTTTGGAACGGAATCATTTTTCTTAACGAACGGAGGGGGGGAATCCGTCGAACAAAGCTTGGCAGCCTTTTTGGGGCAGTTTTACCAAAATCGCCCCCCTGCCCCGGTAGTTCTGCTGAGTGCCGAGCCAACCGAATTGGACCTGATCAAGGACGCATTAAGGGAACGCCACACTCAATCCACCCATTGGGAAATCCCCAAACAAGGAATCAAAAAACAGCTGGTTGACCATGCATCATCCAACGCACAGGGCACCATAGAACGAAAACAAGCGGAATCATTAAGCTTTAAGCGGCTTTTTCACCAACTGTCCACCATTTTTGACCTGCCCAAGATTCCCGAACGAATCGAGGTTTATGATAACAGTCACCTGCAGGGGAAAAATGCCTATGGCGTGATGATTGTCGCCAACCAACAGGGGTTCGACAAAAAATCATACCGCAAGTTTGCCATCAAGGGGGAATGCGGAGAAAAAGGGGATGACTATGGCATGATGCGAGAAGTTCTGGGGCGGCGCCTGAGGGCGATCGATGACAGCCAAAGACCCGATTTACTGCTGATTGATGGGGGCCAGGGGCAGCTAACAGCTGTTTTGGATGTTATGGTCGATCTTGGCATCGATGTCCCCGTGGTGGCCATCGCAAAGGGTCCCGATCGTAATGCCGGGAAAGAACGGTTTTTTATGCGGGGCCGAGATCCTTTTTCATTAGAGGAAAACAGTCACGTTTTGTATTTTCTACAACGTCTGCGCGATGAATCCCATCGATTTGCGATTGGGACCCATCGTCAAAAGCGTGAAAAAAATCTGTCAAAATCCACGCTTGATGATATCCCAGGCATCGGCAAAACGCGCAAGAAAAAGCTGCTGCACCATTTTGGGTCAGCCCAAGGCGTATCGAAAGCGGGCCTAAAAGACCTACAGCTTGTGGAGGGGATTCACGAACAAATCGCCCTAAAGATTTATAATTTTTTTCATGCGCAGTAA